In Chryseobacterium gleum, a single genomic region encodes these proteins:
- a CDS encoding c-type cytochrome: protein MKKIILAGFATSAFLVSCGPKSVAVTGPKYTSSEQLAQGKTIFENSCAKCHKLPEPTKHDDKGWINTLSRMAPKAKLTDDQHQMVYDYLISVNKK from the coding sequence ATGAAAAAAATCATCTTAGCCGGTTTCGCAACATCAGCATTTCTGGTATCATGCGGACCAAAAAGTGTGGCTGTAACAGGGCCAAAGTATACCTCATCTGAGCAATTGGCGCAAGGAAAAACGATCTTCGAAAATTCCTGTGCAAAATGTCATAAACTGCCGGAACCTACGAAGCATGATGACAAAGGATGGATCAATACGTTAAGCAGAATGGCTCCAAAAGCCAAGCTGACGGATGACCAACATCAAATGGTGTACGATTATCTGATTTCTGTAAATAAAAAATAA
- a CDS encoding RtcB family protein — MGNLKLKGKDILKLGYPNNQSVNVALEVMKRNFATKNIHHVRSLLKEILLNPESFEKDLTFGQIAETLLSSKKTEKRMLNSQRAPFQIFGNNISEEAKNQLYTALKLPVSTQGALMPDAHSGYGLPIGGVLAVENAVIPYGVGMDIGCRMSLSILDTPVSYLEGARDKYEKALAEHTKFGMYETHKSHIDHEIFDRDTFDMIPILRRLKGKAIKQMGSSGGGNHFVEFGEVEITEEDEQIGLPKGKYLGILSHSGSRGLGAEIAQYYSRMATEQCPLPKEAQNFAWLDLSTHLGLEYWTAMNLAGDYASACHDDIHRRLVKAVGGRVKARIENHHNFAWKEIHNGKEVIVHRKGATPANENELGMIPGSMTAKGFIVRGKGNPESLNSASHGAGRAHSRGECRSLFTQHDIKKELKLKNVTLIGGNAEEAPMAYKDINEVMNAQSELVDILGTFQPRIVRMDR, encoded by the coding sequence ATGGGAAATTTAAAACTAAAAGGAAAAGATATATTAAAACTGGGCTATCCAAATAACCAAAGCGTTAATGTAGCATTGGAAGTCATGAAAAGAAATTTTGCAACCAAAAATATTCACCATGTAAGATCTCTCTTAAAGGAAATTCTGCTGAATCCGGAGAGCTTTGAAAAAGATCTCACCTTCGGGCAAATTGCAGAAACCCTGCTTTCGTCCAAAAAAACAGAAAAGAGAATGCTGAATTCACAGCGTGCCCCGTTTCAGATTTTTGGAAACAACATTTCGGAAGAGGCAAAAAATCAGCTATACACAGCATTAAAACTGCCTGTTTCTACTCAGGGAGCATTAATGCCGGATGCCCACAGCGGGTACGGTCTTCCGATAGGAGGAGTTCTAGCGGTAGAAAATGCAGTAATTCCTTACGGAGTAGGAATGGACATTGGCTGCAGAATGAGCCTCAGTATTTTGGATACACCGGTATCATATCTTGAAGGAGCAAGGGATAAGTATGAAAAAGCTCTTGCTGAACATACAAAATTCGGGATGTATGAAACGCATAAATCTCACATAGATCATGAGATTTTCGACAGGGATACATTTGATATGATTCCGATCTTAAGAAGATTAAAGGGAAAAGCCATCAAACAGATGGGATCCTCAGGCGGAGGAAATCACTTTGTAGAATTCGGAGAAGTGGAAATCACTGAAGAAGACGAACAAATTGGCCTGCCAAAAGGAAAATATCTGGGAATACTTTCTCACAGTGGCTCAAGAGGCCTGGGGGCAGAAATAGCACAGTATTATTCAAGAATGGCGACAGAACAATGTCCGTTACCAAAAGAAGCACAAAACTTCGCATGGCTTGATCTGAGTACTCATCTGGGACTGGAATACTGGACCGCAATGAATCTCGCCGGGGATTATGCTTCAGCCTGTCATGATGATATTCACAGAAGGCTCGTTAAAGCGGTTGGTGGAAGAGTAAAAGCCAGAATTGAGAACCATCACAATTTTGCATGGAAAGAAATCCATAATGGAAAAGAAGTGATTGTTCACCGAAAAGGAGCAACGCCTGCCAATGAAAATGAACTGGGAATGATCCCGGGATCCATGACAGCAAAAGGATTTATTGTGCGTGGAAAAGGAAATCCGGAATCCCTGAATTCAGCATCACATGGAGCTGGAAGAGCACATTCCAGAGGAGAATGCAGAAGCCTTTTTACCCAGCATGATATCAAAAAAGAACTGAAGCTGAAAAATGTCACCCTGATAGGCGGAAATGCAGAGGAAGCACCAATGGCCTACAAAGACATTAATGAAGTGATGAATGCGCAGAGTGAACTGGTAGATATCCTGGGAACTTTCCAGCCGAGAATTGTGAGAATGGACAGGTAG
- a CDS encoding c-type cytochrome encodes MKKLIAAASLTAILLVSCTPKAATSTATAGAATSTAEQIAQGKTIFENSCGRCHKLPDPASHNPVQWVGIMNSMAPKAKLTDEQHQWVYDYIVSVKK; translated from the coding sequence ATGAAAAAACTTATTGCTGCGGCTTCGTTAACTGCTATTCTGCTGGTTTCCTGTACGCCGAAAGCTGCTACATCCACTGCTACTGCAGGCGCTGCAACGTCTACTGCAGAACAGATTGCTCAGGGGAAAACCATTTTTGAAAATTCCTGCGGAAGATGCCATAAATTACCGGATCCTGCTTCACATAATCCTGTGCAATGGGTAGGAATCATGAATTCGATGGCGCCAAAAGCTAAACTGACGGATGAACAGCATCAATGGGTTTATGACTATATTGTTTCTGTGAAGAAGTAA
- the scpA gene encoding methylmalonyl-CoA mutase: MRKTISVKKPDFSVSPQAREIYNFEKDGLELKSSYERKDVKDESLTQTSPGIEPYLRGPYSTMYVQKPWTIRQYAGFSTAEESNAFYRRNLAAGQKGLSVAFDLATHRGYDSDHSRVVGDVGKAGVAIDSVEDMKILFNEIPLDQISVSMTMNGAVLPILSFYIVAAEEQGVKQEQLSGTIQNDILKEFMVRNTYIYPPAPSMKIIADIFEYTSQNIPKFNSISISGYHMQEAGATPVLEMAYTLADGLEYVRTGIKAGMNVDDFAPRLSFFWAIGMNHFMEIAKMRAARYIWATLLKQFNPQNPKSLALRTHSQTSGWSLTEQEPFNNITRTAIEALSSALGGTQSLHTNALDEAIALPTDYSAKIARNTQIILQQESGICDVVDPMGGSNLVESLTQQMIEEAMRYIDEVEQEGGMTKAIEAGIPKMRIEEAAAKKQAKIDSGEEFIIGVNSFKSSLKQDQIEILDIDNTEVRRKQIERLNTIKAERNTEAVEQILNEIRESAKTGKGNLLALCIEAARRRVTLGEMSDAMEETFGRYKANIKTISGVYAMNAGKNEYFEKALQLTQKFEEEEGRRPRLMVAKMGQDGHDRGAKVVATAFADMGFDVDVAPLFQTPEEVAKQAVENDIHILGVSSLAAGHKTLVPQVVEELAKLGADDITIVVGGVIPQQDYEFLYANGADFIFGPGTNLPKCAVEILEKFLN, encoded by the coding sequence ATGCGAAAGACAATTTCTGTGAAAAAACCGGATTTTAGTGTATCACCTCAGGCAAGAGAGATTTACAACTTTGAAAAAGACGGACTTGAACTCAAATCATCCTATGAGAGAAAAGATGTAAAAGATGAATCATTAACACAGACTTCTCCGGGAATTGAACCTTACCTAAGAGGACCGTATTCTACGATGTATGTACAGAAACCGTGGACAATCCGCCAGTATGCAGGATTTTCTACTGCTGAAGAATCCAACGCTTTTTACCGAAGAAATCTTGCTGCCGGTCAGAAAGGACTTTCAGTGGCATTTGATCTGGCAACGCACAGAGGATATGACTCTGATCACTCAAGAGTGGTAGGAGACGTAGGAAAGGCAGGAGTTGCCATTGATTCTGTGGAAGACATGAAAATCCTTTTCAATGAAATTCCGTTAGATCAGATTTCAGTATCCATGACCATGAATGGTGCTGTACTTCCTATTTTGTCTTTCTATATCGTTGCCGCAGAAGAGCAGGGTGTAAAGCAGGAACAGCTTTCAGGTACCATTCAGAATGATATACTGAAAGAATTCATGGTAAGAAATACCTACATCTATCCGCCGGCACCTTCCATGAAGATCATTGCAGATATCTTTGAATATACTTCGCAAAATATTCCAAAATTCAATTCTATCTCTATCTCTGGGTACCATATGCAGGAAGCAGGGGCCACTCCCGTACTGGAAATGGCTTACACGCTGGCAGACGGCCTTGAATATGTAAGAACAGGAATCAAAGCAGGAATGAATGTTGACGATTTCGCACCAAGGTTATCATTCTTCTGGGCCATCGGGATGAACCATTTTATGGAAATTGCTAAAATGCGTGCCGCAAGATACATCTGGGCAACTCTTTTAAAACAGTTTAATCCTCAGAATCCGAAATCGCTGGCATTAAGAACCCATTCTCAAACATCCGGATGGTCCCTGACAGAACAGGAGCCTTTCAATAATATCACAAGAACAGCCATTGAAGCTTTATCTTCAGCATTAGGAGGAACGCAGTCTCTCCACACCAATGCATTAGATGAAGCCATTGCTCTTCCTACAGATTATTCAGCGAAAATTGCAAGAAACACACAGATCATTCTTCAGCAGGAAAGCGGGATATGTGATGTGGTAGATCCGATGGGAGGAAGCAATCTTGTAGAAAGCCTTACCCAGCAGATGATTGAAGAAGCCATGAGGTACATCGATGAGGTAGAGCAGGAAGGGGGAATGACCAAAGCTATCGAAGCTGGAATTCCAAAAATGAGAATTGAAGAAGCAGCTGCCAAAAAACAAGCTAAGATTGACAGTGGTGAAGAATTCATCATCGGAGTGAACTCATTCAAATCCTCATTAAAACAGGACCAGATAGAAATCTTAGACATTGATAATACCGAAGTTCGAAGAAAACAGATTGAAAGACTGAATACGATTAAAGCAGAAAGAAATACTGAAGCTGTTGAGCAGATCCTGAATGAAATCCGTGAAAGCGCCAAAACAGGAAAAGGAAACCTTCTGGCATTATGCATCGAAGCAGCGAGAAGAAGAGTTACCCTTGGCGAAATGAGTGATGCCATGGAAGAAACCTTTGGAAGATATAAAGCAAATATTAAAACAATCTCTGGTGTATACGCAATGAATGCCGGTAAAAACGAATACTTTGAAAAAGCGCTTCAACTGACTCAGAAATTTGAAGAAGAAGAAGGACGTCGCCCAAGGCTGATGGTTGCCAAAATGGGCCAGGATGGACACGACAGAGGTGCAAAAGTAGTAGCAACAGCATTTGCCGATATGGGATTTGACGTAGACGTTGCTCCATTATTCCAGACACCGGAAGAAGTCGCTAAACAGGCTGTGGAAAATGATATTCACATTTTAGGAGTTTCTTCATTGGCTGCAGGACACAAAACATTAGTTCCACAAGTTGTGGAAGAATTGGCTAAGCTGGGAGCGGATGATATCACCATCGTTGTAGGAGGAGTAATCCCTCAGCAGGATTATGAATTCCTGTATGCCAACGGTGCAGATTTTATTTTCGGACCCGGAACCAACCTTCCGAAATGTGCTGTGGAAATCCTGGAAAAATTTCTAAATTAA
- a CDS encoding tetratricopeptide repeat protein produces MTLTKSKYYFEALDYFPFNLSECIDALNYALSYEPEDADSLCLMGRVYSEELKDYETAKKYFDEAMQNNIGNVNTPKYYIECLLNNEDYDEAGKLIEFALKLKGIDKSEILNCRSLMQERNFEYKQALATLKEAKRFAYSRAALDILEEREKLVKGKATRTRTVKKAE; encoded by the coding sequence ATGACCTTAACTAAAAGTAAATATTATTTTGAAGCATTAGACTACTTTCCTTTCAACCTTTCCGAATGTATTGATGCGCTGAACTATGCGTTATCTTACGAACCAGAAGACGCAGACAGCCTCTGTCTGATGGGAAGAGTATATTCCGAAGAATTAAAAGATTATGAAACGGCAAAGAAATATTTCGATGAAGCGATGCAGAATAATATTGGAAATGTCAATACTCCCAAGTATTATATTGAATGTCTCCTGAATAATGAAGATTATGACGAAGCCGGAAAATTAATTGAATTTGCCCTGAAACTAAAAGGAATTGACAAATCAGAAATTCTGAATTGCCGGTCTCTTATGCAGGAAAGAAACTTTGAGTATAAACAGGCTTTAGCAACGCTTAAAGAAGCCAAAAGATTTGCTTACAGCAGAGCAGCGCTGGATATACTTGAAGAAAGAGAAAAATTAGTCAAAGGAAAGGCAACCAGAACAAGAACTGTAAAAAAGGCAGAATAA
- the prfH gene encoding peptide chain release factor H, translating to MEKIIQITSGRGPLECQWVAAKVLKTFLEEAKQNTIDYEIIHRENGDENLTLKSVTILLKGKEINLFLKNWLGTVCWTGKSTFRKLHKRSNWFIGIFELENVKMIDFNEKDIRFQTARSQGSGGQNVNKVNTAVRATHIPTNETVFVQDSRSQLENKKRSVIRLKEKVMAVYIQQLERKMKDTWSLQMQVERGNPVRTFSGTDFKKNYKDRTFKKQRNALKNELKNYRNDLN from the coding sequence ATGGAAAAAATTATACAGATCACTTCAGGAAGAGGTCCTTTGGAATGCCAGTGGGTAGCCGCCAAAGTTCTGAAGACCTTTCTTGAAGAGGCCAAACAAAATACAATAGACTACGAAATCATTCATCGTGAAAACGGTGATGAAAACCTGACATTAAAATCTGTGACTATCCTTTTGAAAGGAAAAGAAATAAATCTTTTCTTAAAAAACTGGTTGGGAACTGTTTGCTGGACAGGAAAAAGTACATTCAGAAAACTGCATAAAAGAAGCAATTGGTTTATCGGGATCTTTGAACTGGAAAATGTAAAAATGATTGATTTCAATGAAAAAGATATCAGGTTTCAGACAGCGAGAAGCCAGGGTAGTGGAGGGCAAAATGTAAACAAGGTGAATACCGCTGTGCGGGCTACCCACATTCCCACTAATGAAACGGTCTTTGTACAGGATTCCCGTTCACAGCTGGAGAATAAAAAGCGATCCGTTATCAGACTTAAAGAAAAGGTAATGGCCGTTTATATCCAACAGCTGGAAAGAAAGATGAAAGATACATGGTCCCTTCAGATGCAGGTAGAACGCGGAAATCCGGTCCGTACATTTTCCGGGACGGATTTTAAAAAGAATTATAAAGACAGGACATTCAAAAAACAAAGGAATGCCTTGAAAAACGAACTTAAAAACTATAGAAATGACCTTAACTAA